One window of Anomalospiza imberbis isolate Cuckoo-Finch-1a 21T00152 unplaced genomic scaffold, ASM3175350v1 scaffold_1326, whole genome shotgun sequence genomic DNA carries:
- the LOC137466071 gene encoding collagen alpha-2(I) chain-like → MEGGCDLGETLARISGELRGGRDPRSVLQELLAALGGGAGGVPGRRPSPRAAPPPLGAAGGGGGAGPGGRGRGCHRGTSPVSPGGHRHRGTSPVPPRGHRHPGTSPVSPRGHRGNVTCATSGTPGNVTCVTSGTPGNVTCVTSGTPGNVTCVTWGTPTPGNVTCATWGTPGNVTCATSGTTTPGNVTCVTLGTTTPGNVTCVTSGTPGNVTCVATPRTALSLAVSRGVPPGPVTLEVPAVTLEVPPEVALDQDSGLSLVVLLTLGGLPEALEGAPPVRWGGVGVPAPPPPGPRLPLLPGPVARGHRGHRLRRPRGAPRHPRGHPELPAPAPGPQIGGEGPLRLLETPREGRWDTGGCREVPPKNGTPPPGDPPGTVCACDHLTSFAVLLAFNEIQDHWLLDLVTQVALAVSLVALVAQGVSLVAPGVSLVAQGVSPVVSLLSPGVSLSPPQDHWLLDLVTQVALAVLVVALVAQGVSLVVSPVPPGVSLSPSQDHWLLDLVTQVALAVSVVALVAQGVSLVAQGVSPVVSLLSPG, encoded by the exons gagctgctggcggCGCTGGGGGGGGGCgctgggggggtccccggccgccgcccctccccccgcGCGGCACCGCCGCCTCTCGGCGCTGCTGGCGGCGGGGGAGGGGCTGGCCCGggggggcgggggcgcggcTGCCACCGGGGAacgtcacctgtgtcacctgggggaCACCGACACCGGGGAAcgtcacctgtgccacctcgGGGACACCGACACCCCGGAacgtcacctgtgtcacctcggggacaccgggggaacgtcacctgtgccacctcggggacacctgggaatgtcacctgtgtcacctcgGGGACACCCGGGAacgtcacctgtgtcacctcggggacaccggggaacgtcacctgtgtcacctgggggacaccaaCACCGGGGAAcgtcacctgtgccacctgggggacacccgggaacgtcacctgtgccacctcgGGGACAACGACACCGGGGAacgtcacctgtgtcaccttgGGGACAACGACACCGGGGAacgtcacctgtgtcacctcgGGGACACCCGGGAACGTCACCTGTGTCGCCACACCCCGCACAG cgctgtccctgGCCGTGTCCCGGGGTGTCCCCCCCGGCCCCGTCACCCTGGAGGTCCCCGCGGTGACGCTCGAGGTCCCCCCCGAGGTGGCCCTGGACCAGGACAGCG ggctgtccctggtgGTCCTGCTGACCCTGGGGGGGCTCCCCGAGGCTCTCGAGGGGGCTCCCCCCGTGCgctgggggggggtgggggtccctgccccgcccccgccggggccgcgccTTCCCCTCCTACCGGGTCCTGTCGCCCGTGGCCACCGTGGCCACCGCCTTCGTCGCCCGCGAGGGGCCCCGCGCCACCCCCGCGGCCACCCTGAGCTTCCGGCACCCGCCCCCG gaccccaaatTGGGGGGGAGGGTCCTCTGCGCCTTCTGGAAACCCCCCGGGAGGGGCGCTGGGACACGGGGGGGTGTCGGGAGGTGCCCCCCAAAAACGGGACCCCCCCCCCGGGGGACCCCCCCGGCACCGTCTGCGCCTGCGACCACCTGACGAGCTTTGCCGTTCTGCTGGCCTTCAACGAGATCCAG GACCACTGGCTGCTGGACCTGGTGACGCAGGTGGCCCTGGCCGTGTcactggtggccctggtggcccagggggtgtccctggtggccccgggggtgtccctggtGGCCCAGGGGGTGTCACCGGTGGTGTCACTGTTGTCaccgggggtgtccctgtcccctccccaggaccACTGGCTGCTGGACCTGGTGACGCAGGTGGCCCTGGCCGTGTTggtggtggccctggtggcccaGGGGGTGTCACTGGTGGTGTCACCGGTGCCAccaggggtgtccctgtccccctcccaGGACCACTGGCTGCTGGACCTGGTGACGCAGGTGGCCCTGGCCGTGTCagtggtggccctggtggcccagggggtgtccctggtGGCCCAGGGGGTGTCACCGGTGGTGTCACTGTTGTCACCGGGG